One Pochonia chlamydosporia 170 chromosome 5, whole genome shotgun sequence DNA segment encodes these proteins:
- a CDS encoding gag-pol polyprotein (similar to Metarhizium robertsii ARSEF 23 XP_011410774.1) — protein MRPETCQLSNITCICENEAQGRNDHCVLDSCTLPEALFTNNLTKTACKVPVRDRSAKFNITILVLGTIAASTVGIRLIFKQFCSSRQRLGCDDWTILTAVPLGVTSIVLTIAGLTAHGLGQDLWGISQSDLKQFGIYFYIMQILYIVLMAQIKVTLCLFYLSIFSGTRIRYLLWGTVAFHVAFTMAFVIGIIFQCTPIRYQWDKYDFTNGPLRGGHCININAAGWANGAISVASDIWLLAIPLSQIRQLKLHWKKKVGVALMFLTGAIITIVSVLRLRSIARYASTANPTWDLWGIVLWSVIEVCSGLICTCLPALRLLLLRIAPQVFGSESMAHRYALLNSWASRKAIKLVKTNPS, from the exons ATGCGCC CAGAAACTTGCCAGTTATCTAACATTACTTGTATTTGCGAAAACGAAGCACAGGGCCGCAATGATCACTGCGTATTGGACAGCTGCACCCTGCCAGAGGCTCTAT TTACgaacaacttgaccaaaaCTGCGTGCAAAGTTCCTGTGCGAGACAGGTCGGCCAAGTTCAATATTACCATATTAGTTCTTGGGACAATTGCAGCATCAACGGTTGGCATTCGCCTTATTTTCAAGCAGTTTTGCAGTAGCCGACAACGCCTAGGATGCGACGACTGGACGATTCTAACTGCGGTTCCCCTGGGTGTCACCAGTATTGTCCTCACAATCGCCGGCCTCACAGCCCATGGACTCGGGCAGGACCTATGGGGCATAAGTCAGTCTGACTTGAAGCAATTCGGAATTTATTTCTACATCATGCAAATCCTTTACATTGTGCTTATGGCGCAGATCAAGGTGACACTGTGTCTGTTCTACTTGAGCATTTTCTCGGGAACAAGGATCCGTTACTTGCTCTGGGGCACAGTGGCATTCCATGTGGCATTTACGATGGCGTTCGTTATAGGAATCATCTTTCAATGCACACCTATTCGCTACCAATGGGACAAGTACGACTTTACAAATGGTCCTCTGCGCGGTGGCCattgcatcaacatcaatgccgCTGGGTGGGCAAACGGCGCAATCAGTGTAGCCTCGGATATTTGGCTCCTGGCGATCCCCTTGAGTCAAATCAGACAACTGAAGCTtcactggaagaagaaggtcgGCGTTGCTCTCATGTTTCTAACAGGTGCAAT TATCACCATTGTATCAGTACTGCGGTTGAGGTCCATTGCTCGATATGCATCAACAGCAAATCCCACCTGGGATCTCTGGGGTATTGTGCTGTGGTCCGTCATTGAAGTGTGTTCCGGGTTGATATGTACATGCTTGCCTGCGCTGCGGCTCCTGTTGCTTCGCATTGCACCGCAGGTATTTGGATCTGAATCCATGGCTCACAGGTATGCACTCCTGAACTCCTGGGCTAGTCGGAAAGCCATCAAATTGGTCAAAACTAATCCCTCGTGA
- a CDS encoding thiolase (similar to Arthroderma otae CBS 113480 XP_002847654.1), whose product MVAHAAIPIIVGVGDVRNRSFKVEDAIEPAQLMVDAIQKAIDDSGLDLAARKSLVSQIDSLRVVPTWTWAYNDLPAVISERLRINPSQRVQGEHGGNQPALHCDEAARDIAERRSLVSVLTGGEALASLAACQKAGQNPPNGWLEPDPNGKQLASLDLSILRESSGTLHSMGLPIHVYPLYENARRAHQGQSAVENGMESAKMYAEFDKIASQNEYSWNYQMPPKTAEQIGLPSKKNRMICDPYPLLMNAFNGVNLSAACILTSTENAQKLGIPEDKWVYVLGGAGTHEKDDFWERRHLHHSEAISKSIDAALDVSGLSTSDIDCYDFYSCFPIVPKLACDHVGLSTTAWQKPITVLGGLTSFGGAGNNYSMHAINAMARLLRLKKRHTGLILANGGMLTHQHALCLSARPRGDGRTYPKSNPLPEVVDEYSPPFIEKADGVATIETYTIEYNRDGTPGVGLIVGRLQGTGQRFLSNHGDDNTLNQLAATSSEHIGKLGRFQLNREEY is encoded by the exons ATGGTCGCGCACGCAGCCATTCCCATCATCGTAGGCGTTGGAGATGTGCGCAACAGGTCGTTCAAGGTGGAAGACGCGATTGAACCGGCCCAGCTCATGGTTGACGCTATTCAGAAAGCCATTGATGACAGTGGATTGGACCTGGCAGCCCGGAAGTCTCTCGTATCACAGATTGACAGTCTGAGAGTGGtgccgacatggacttggGCATACAATGACCTACCTGCTGTAATTTCCGAGCGTTTACGAATCAACCCATCTCAGCGAGTTCAAGGGgagcatggcggcaaccaACCTGCCTTGCATTGTGACGAAGCAGCTCGCGACATTGCCGAGAGAAGGAGCCTTGTTTCGGTACTCACAGGCGGAGAGGCCCTAGCATCCC TCGCGGCTTGCCAAAAAGCTGGTCAAAACCCTCCCAATGGCTGGCTTGAGCCGGATCCCAATGGGAAGCAGCTGGCGTCCCTTGACCTCTCAATTCTCAGAGAGA GCTCCGGTACTTTACATTCCATGGGTCTGCCCATACATGTGTACCCTCTGTATGAGAATGCCCGTCGCGCGCACCAAGGTCAATCCGCAGTGGAAAATGGCATGGAGTCCGCAAAGATGTATGCAGAATTCGATAAAATAGCATCTCAAAACGAGTACTCCTGGAATTaccaaatgccaccaaagACTGCTGAACAAATAGGATTGCCGTCGAAGAAGAATAGGATGATTTGTGATCCCT ACCCTCTGCTGATGAACGCTTTCAACGGTGTCAACTTGTCAGCAGCCTGCATCTTGACCTCTACTGAGAATGCACAAAAACTCGGTATTCCCGAGGACAAGTGGGTTTATGTTTTGGGAGGTGCTGGTACCCACGAAAAGGATGATT TTTGGGAACGACGGCATTTGCACCATAGCGAAGCAATTTCCAAGTCGATTGATGCTGCGCTAGATGTCTCGGGGCTGTCCACAAGCGACATTGATTGCTACGACTTCTACTC TTGTTTTCCAATTGTCCCAAAGCTTGCTTGCGACCACGTTGGTCTCTCCACAACGGCATGGCAAAAGCCCATCACAGTCCTCGGCGGCTTGACGTCTTTTGGCGGTGCCGGAAACAACTACTCTATGCAT GCCATTAACGCCATGGCACGATTGCTTCGACTCAAGAAGCGACACACAGGTCTTATCCTAGCGAATGGCGGCATGCTCACCCATCAACATGCCCTTTGTCTGTCAGCCAGACCCCGCGGTGATGGTCGTACGTATCCAAAGAGCAACCCTCTACCAGAAGTTGTGGACGAATATAGCCCACCATTTATTGAAAAGGCCGACGGCGTGGCTACGATTGAA ACTTACACGATCGAGTATAATCGAGACGGTACACCAGGAGTCGGCCTTATAGTTGGACGGTTACAAGGGACTGGACAAAGGTTCCTGTCTAATCACGGCGATGACAACACTCTCAATCAACTGGCGGCCACATCCTCAGAGCACATTGGAAAGTTAGGCCGC TTCCAATTGAATAGAGAAGAATATTGA
- a CDS encoding alpha/beta-Hydrolase (similar to Glarea lozoyensis ATCC 20868 XP_008084743.1), which translates to MTDQTLHLPRILCLHGGGTNARIFKAQCRKLIAHLSADFRLVFAEAAYASQAGPDVMSVYSTWGPFKRWLRWLPIHPEVRPEEVVEELDLSLKTAMTEDDALGATGEFVGLLGFSQGAKVCASILYRQQESREECQSRNRLYNFRFGILFAGRAPLICLSPEAPIGISLPDASQITDVKEFTRPDPGVHNTSHVLRIPTLHVHGKQDPGLHLHRQLFEQFCDPMTRRLVVWDGNHRLPLKFSDVAPIIHELRELVEEANSFFDETHHKERLWMGRTCL; encoded by the coding sequence ATGACAGACCAAACTTTGCATCTGCCCCGAATTCTATGTCTGCACGGTGGTGGGACAAACGCACGCATCTTCAAGGCGCAATGCCGAAAACTCATTGCCCATCTCTCAGCAGACTTTCGCCTGGTCTTTGCAGAAGCGGCTTATGCATCACAAGCAGGGCCAGATGTAATGAGTGTCTACAGCACTTGGGGTCCCTTTAAGCGATGGCTGAGATGGTTGCCTATACACCCTGAAGTCAGGCCAGAAGAAGTCGTCGAGGAACTGGATCTCTCGTTGAAGACTGCAATGACAGAAGACGATGCACTCGGTGCCACGGGCgagtttgttggtttgctgGGATTCAGCCAAGGAGCAAAAGTGTGCGCGAGTATCCTCTATCGACAGCAGGAAAGCCGGGAGGAGTGTCAAAGTCGGAATCGATTATACAACTTTCGATTCGGGATCTTGTTCGCAGGCAGAGCGCCCTTGATATGTCTTAGTCCAGAAGCTCCTATTGGGATTTCTCTTCCAGACGCTTCCCAAATCACCGACGTGAAAGAGTTCACCCGGCCAGACCCAGGCGTGCACAATACAAGTCATGTTTTACGAATTCCTACCCTACATGTTCACGGGAAACAAGATCCAGGTCTGCATCTCCACAGACAGCTATTTGAGCAGTTTTGCGATCCAATGACCAGAAGATTGGTCGTATGGGATGGGAATCATCGTTTGCCGTTGAAATTTAGTGATGTAGCTCCAATTATTCATGAGCTTCgtgagcttgttgaagaggcgaACAGTTTCTTTGATGAGACGCATCACAAGGAGAGGTTATGGATGGGGAGAACGTGTCTTTAG
- a CDS encoding carnitinyl-CoA dehydratase (similar to Metarhizium acridum CQMa 102 XP_007813171.1), with the protein MAQSLATQPPELSFYELSFPADHVLQVTINRESHMNAIPMAGHWEGERLWQWFDDEPQLRVAIVTGKGKKAFCCGADLKEQAQKNHSLEKPDAPPFPTGGFMGLTRRVGKKPVIAAVNGFALGGGFEIALNCDMIVASPSATFGLPEAKRGLWAAAGGIPRAVRTFGMQLASEIILAGRVLSAAEAKDLGFCRVAASPDDVVAEAVGLAKEVAAMSPDAIIVSRAGLREAWETASVERAAQLVQDRYAKGLLEGENLRIGLMAFVTKSKPEFVPSKL; encoded by the exons ATGGCTCAATCTCTTGCTACTCAGCCACCTGAATTATCGTTCTACGAGTTGAGCTTTCCGGCGGACCATGTTCTTCAGGTGACCATCAATCGCGAATCGCACATGAACGCCATTCCCATGGCAGGCCACTGGGAGGGCGAAAGACTATGGCAATGGTTTGACGATGAGCCCCAACTTCGCGTCGCCATTGTTACCGGCAAGGGAAAGAAGGCGTTTTGCTGCGGTGCGGATCTGAAGGAACAGGCACAAAAGAACCATTCCCTCGAGAAGCCAGATGCACCACCCTTTCCGACCGGCGGGTTTATGGGTCTCACCAGGCGCGTGGGAAAGAAGCCCGTCATTGCGGCCGTGAATGGCTTTGCTCTAGGGGGAGGATTCGAAATAGCACTCAACTG TGATATGATTGTTGCATCGCCTTCTGCGACTTTTGGTCTTCCAGAGGCCAAGAGAGGTCTTTGGGCCGCAGCTGGTGGCATACCTCGGGCTGTCAGAACATTTGGAATGCAGTTAGCCTCTGAGATTATTCTTGCTGGTCGAGTACTCTCGGCCGCAGAAGCAAAAGATTTGGGCTTCTGTCGTGTAGCCGCCTCGCCAGATGATGTggttgctgaggctgtggGACTCGCAAAGGAGGTTGCTGCCATGTCTCCCGACGCCATTATTGTGAGCCGCGCTGGATTGAGGGAAGCTTGGGAGACAGCAAGCGTGGAACGAGCTGCTCAGCTTGTGCAAGACAGATATGCCAAAGGACTTCTAGAGGGTGAAAATCTGCGGATTGGACTCATGGCGTTTGTTACAAAGTCGAAACCTGAATTTGTGCCATCAAAGCTGTAA
- a CDS encoding sarcosine oxidase (similar to Aspergillus niger CBS 513.88 XP_001400749.1), with protein MAPASSSYIIVGAGIFGVSTAYHLIRKYPKASVTLVDRDAFDADNRVAASWDWNKVMRADYDDPVYCELALEAQDIFTSDPLWKPYFHQTGLYWMCGRDYARDCIKNFEKLGRHNDISVWPIEEARKMFGGLFNESDYTNVEQVLVNKASGWVAAGDCLQAVTRSILELGVKYVAEEVSTLQFDASGRCTGVKTATGQNLQAAHVVLCTGAFTPTLLEMSAAASGLTSLQAGSRILAGGITTGMTRLDDESYAKFADMPVGIQGYTTLKAPFMGSLPPTKDRELKWWGQKIFKNTKEVLPGRFISMPPAEADYAQWKISEKLKEDILNVSSVFYGTQAAKWKFEKHRICWDAFTTSSDFIISPHAASKGLYVATCGSFHGYKFFPVIGKYVVNMLENALSPQLADKWAWDRDRPDPSVNPDWPSFEMKDLLDPVRTSRL; from the exons ATGGCGCCAGCTAGTTCATCCTATATCATTGTTGGCGCTGGTATTTTTGGAGTATCCACAGCCTACCACCTCATTCGAAAGTACCCCAAGGCGTCGGTTACCCTTGTCGACCGAGATGCGTTCGACGCTGATAATCGAGTTGCGGCGTCATGGGACTGGAACAAGGTGATGCGAGCTGACTATGACGACCCCGTCTACTGCGAATTGGCCCTAGAAGCCCAAGACATCTTTACTTCTGATCCGCTATGGAAACCCTACTTCCACCAAACAGGGCTCTATTGGATGTGCGGCCGTGATTACGCTCGCGACTGTATCAAAAACTTCGAGAAACTCGGTCGACACAATGACATTTCAGTTTGGCCAATAGAAGAGGCCCGTAAGATGTTTGGCGGCCTGTTCAATGAGTCTGATTACACAAACGTGGAGCAAGTGCTGGTAAACAAGGCCAGCGGATGGGTTGCCGCTGGTGACTGCCTACAGGCAGTTACTCGCAGCATCTTGGAATTGGGCGTCAAATACGTCGCGGAAGAAGTCTCAACGTTACAATTCGATGCGAGTGGGCGATGTACTGGGGTGAAGACTGCGACTGGACAAAATCTGCAAGCAGCTCATGTCGTGCTTTGCACCGGTGCATTCACCCCAACATTGTTGGAAATGAGTGCTGCCGCGAGTGGGCTGACCAGCCTACAAGCTGGTTCAAGAATTCTGGCTGGCGGTATCACCACCGGAATGACGCGATTGGACGACGAGTCATACGCAAAATTTGCAGACATGCCCGTGGGTATCCAGGGATACACCACGCTGAAAG caccatTTATGGGCAGCCTGCCTCCAACAAAGGATAGAGAGCTTAAATGGTGGGGGCAGAAGATTTTTAAGAATACCAAAGAAGTTCTACCCGGGCGTTTCATCTCCATGCCCCCAGCAGAAGCCGACTACGCACAGTGGAAGATTTCAGAGAAACTCAAGGAGGACATTCTTAACGTAAGCAGCGTGTTCTACGGTACACAAGCTGCGAAATGGAAATTTGAGAAGCATCGCATTTGCTG GGATGCTTTCACAACAAGCTCCGATTTCATCATCTCACCGCACGCAGCTTCGAAGGGCCTCTATGTTGCGACATGCGGTTCTTTCCATGGATACAAGTTCTTTCCGGTAATAGGAAAATATGTTGTAAACATGCTGGAAAACGCACTCTCACCACAGTTGGCAGACAAGTGGGCTTGGGATCGTGATAGGCCAGACCCGTCAGTCAACCCTGACTGGCCTAGCTTTGAGATGAAAGATTTGCTGGATCCTGTAAGGACAAGTAGGCTATAA
- a CDS encoding NAD binding Rossmann fold oxidoreductase (similar to Dichomitus squalens LYAD-421 SS1 XP_007362571.1) — MSNIGELAVKIHNWRAGVGKHKSTQQKSANPLRAGAISAAAINWTAFFDPIDTHPDIVLAGVAARSLAKAEAQIAHYNLKDVKAYGSYEELLADPNIDVVYTALPNGLHAEWAIKAMEAGKHILVEKPIASNASDVEKIKQCSIRTGKVVLEAMHWQFHPVAHAVREEIESGKHGKILSFRARMTLPRGTLSADDIRLKYDLSGGATMDLSYVLSAASYFCGLDSTTSIDIQKAVPRLSPGDPKIDEAMDVEFVLTDHETGVEAFCTTHGDLLEPKLLGIVPRYWNMMPSCAIELEKSQISLDNFVGPHMSHSIDIIEKDSKGNATGKKRSLHFYKGGPKWGDRGEAWWTTYRYQLEAFVEMVRNVQQGKNHTMPPCWLSLDESQLVMSVIDAVYENAGLPKRESRGLVA, encoded by the exons ATGTCTAACATCGGAGAG TTGGCTGTGAAAATTCACAATTGGCGCGCGGGAGTTGGAAAACACAAAAGCACACAGCAAAAGAGCGCAAACCCCCTACGGGCCGGAGCCATTTCAGCTGCCGCTATCAATTGGACTGCATTCTTTGATCCCATTGACACTCATCCGGATATTGTCCTCGCAGGGGTTGCTGCTCGGTCCTTGGCCAAGGCCGAGGCACAGATTGCACACTACAATCTGAAAGATGTGAAGGCGTACGGCTCATACGAAGAGCTTCTGGCGGatcccaacattgacgtCGTCTATACCGCACTGCCGAATGGCTTACACGCCGAGTGGGCCATCAAGGCGATGGAAGCAGGGAAACATATACTTGTCGAAAAGCCCATAGCATCCAATGCGAGTGACGtcgagaagatcaagcagtGCTCCATAAGAACAGGCAAAGTTGTCCTTGAAGCCATGCATTGGCAGTTCCATCCTGTTGCGCATGCCGTCAGGGAGGAGATTGAAAGCGGCAAGCATGGAAAGATCCTATCTTTCCGTGCGAGGATGACTCTTCCACGAGGCACGCTCTCTGCCGACGACATTCGACTGAAGTACGACCTCAGTGGTGGAGCAACGATGGACCTTAGCTATGTGCTCTCGGCGGCATCTTATTTCTGTGGCCTCGATTCAACTACGTCTATTGACATACAGAAAGCGGTGCCGCGCCTCAGCCCCGGGGATCCAAAAATCGACGAAGCCATGGATGTCGAATTTGTTCTGACAGACCATGAAACTGGCGTGGAAGCTTTCTGTACTACTCACGGTGATTTACTGGAGCCCAAACTGCTGGGTATTGTCCCTAGATATTGGAACATGATGCCGTCCTGTGCTAttgagcttgagaagagTCAAATCAGCTTGGACAACTTTGTTGGGCCGCATATGAGCCATTCAATCGACATTATAGAAAAGGATAGCAAAGGAAATGCAACCGGTAAAAAGAGGTCACTACACTTCTACAAAGGCGGCCCCAAGTGGGGAGACAGAGGAGAAGCTTGGTGGACAACATATCGGTATCAGTTGGAGGCGTTTGTCGAGATGGTCAGAAACGTACAACAGGGAAAGAACCACACCATGCCACCGTGTTGGCTAAGTCTAGATGAAAGCCAGTTGGTAATGTCGGTTATTGATGCTGTTTACGAAAACGCAGGGCTCCCCAAGCGAGAGTCGCGTGGTCTGGTTGCGTAG
- a CDS encoding salicylate 1-monooxygenase (similar to Metarhizium acridum CQMa 102 XP_007810892.1), with translation MPSYNKDTESVEVAVIGGGIVGLVLAAGLTRRQIKVKVYEQSQGFRDIGAGIGFNGAAKACMQMIDPGVITALHRGGGVAVSAADEDDPHDYLRWIDGFDRGNVQHLHDQKLYCKVDAGYKSIEGTRRDRFLEELAKDLPEGMVEFKKRLRTVEEGGDDCKLQLHFEDGTIAEADARCDGIKSRIREIVLSEASVASKPSYTHVNFYSSLIPMNKAVDILGKFKASVFHNHIGPGANVLHYPVANGTLCNVSAFVHDANEWPAEKSPTSIGFRKHIQEKLVGWSPVVRGLIDLFPDTLPVWAVFDLWEHPMPYYNRGRICVAGDAAHASSPHHGAGAGMGIEDALCLSVLLDEVSSSIRLEGASRRDAIPVAFQVYDSIRRRRSQWLVNSSRRLCDLQQHHDWADPAKLVKAETCFEEITDRTYKIWNFDSNGMIKESIEKYGRAINSLRRNGLATNTDCKGNGHMNGVRA, from the exons ATGCCATCCTACAACAAGGACACTGAATCTGTTGAAGTTGCGGTGATCGGCGGTGGCATCGTTGGTCTAGTACTGGCTGCTGGCTTGACACGCCGACAAATAAAAGTCAAAGTATATGAGCAATCGCAAGGTTTTCGGGATATTGGAGCTGGTATTGGGTTCAATGGTGCTGCTAAGGCTTGTATGCAAATGATTGACCCAGGAGTGATTACGGCTTTACATCGAGGCGGAGGAGTCGCCGTATCTGCAGCCGACGAAGATGACCCTCATGACTACCTGCGATGGATCGATGGCTTCGATCGCGGCAACGTTCAACACTTGCATGATCAAAAGCTGTACTGCAAAGTCGATGCGGGATACAAAAGCATCGAGGGTACGCGGCGGGACCGGTTTCTAGAAGAATTGGCCAAAGACTTACCCGAGGGAATGGTCGAATTCAAGAAACGATTGAGAACggttgaagaaggcggtgATGATTGCAAACTGCAGCTTCATTTCGAAGATGGGACAATAGCTGAAGCTGATGCAA GGTGTGACGGTATCAAATCCAGAATAAGAGAAATTGTCCTCAGTGAAGCGTCGGTCGCATCTAAGCCGTCATACACCCACGTCAATTTCTACAGCTCATTGATTCCAATGAACAAAGCTGTCGACATACTGGGAAAGTTCAAAGCGAGTGTATTCCATAACCACATTGGGCCTGGGGCAAATGTCCTCCACTACCCAGTTGCAAATGGAACTCTTTGCAATGTTTCTGCCTTTGTTCACGACGCCAACGAGTGGCCTGCAGAAAAATCTCCGACTTCCATTGGGTTCCGAAAGCATATTCAGGAGAAACTCGTTGGCTGGAGTCCGGTGGTGCGTGGTCTGATTGACTTGTTCCCTGACACCCTTCCCGTATGGGCAGTATTCGACTTGTGGGAGCATCCTATGCCATACTATAATCGGGGGCGAATCTGCGTAGCTGGAGATGCCGCTCATGCCAGCAGTCCGCATCATGGGGCTGGGGCAGGAATGGGCATTGAAGACGCACTGTGTTTGTCGGTGCTCCTGGATGAAGTGTCCAGTTCAATCCGACTAGAAGGTGCGTCACGGCGGGATGCGATACCTGTGGCATTTCAAGTTTACGACAGTATTAGGCGCCGTCGTAGTCAGTGGCTCGTCAATAGCAGTCGACGGCTTTGTGACTTGCAGCAACATCATGACTGGGCTGATCCAGCAAAGTTGGTCAAGGCTGAGACGTGCTTTGAGGAAATCACGGACCGTACATACAAGATTTGGAATTTTGACTCCAACGGCATGATTAAAGAGTCAATCGAGAAATATGGCAGAGCGATCAACAGCTTGCGCAGGAATGGTCTGGCTACCAACACGGATTGTAAAGGCAATGGACATATGAATGGGGTAAGAGCTTGA